A region of Chlamydia crocodili DNA encodes the following proteins:
- a CDS encoding UDP-N-acetylmuramoyl-tripeptide--D-alanyl-D-alanine ligase, producing the protein MRSILLEDWVSLMLSDVKYPRSGKKISGVAIDSRQVHPGDLFFALAGQYTDGHRFLKQAAQAGAVAAIVSRDYCGDAFGLELIVVNDTTEALKEAGENQSHLFQGTIVGITGSIGKTTTKVFARTFLSSVYRVYASPKSYNSQLTVPLSLLMADGDEDFIILEMGVSEPGNMKDLLSIVEPEVSVITNVVDQHAMNFSDKGVQGIAEEKGHILRNSRVQLLPKDSPWYSHFIKQSPSSEKFSFAFHDETADFYYKAIRKDSVIISTPEGDIDFAISLPYQPAYSNLLIALSLAWLLDVPVDRIVHSCCDLQLPPMRFEQSIRNGVQVINDAYNACPEAMIAALDAIPNPSEGRKVILILGHMAELGNYSEEGHTVVAKKALSKASIIFFIGEKWLPIQHLLKYGPCEVSFHPSAQSIEEILKKVVQQGDIVLLKGSRSLALESLLSCF; encoded by the coding sequence ATGCGATCTATCTTATTAGAAGATTGGGTATCGTTAATGCTATCCGATGTGAAATATCCAAGGTCTGGGAAAAAGATTTCTGGAGTTGCTATTGATAGTCGTCAGGTACATCCGGGGGACTTATTCTTTGCTCTTGCTGGACAGTATACAGACGGGCATCGGTTTCTTAAACAAGCAGCTCAAGCTGGAGCTGTAGCGGCAATTGTTTCTAGGGATTATTGTGGAGATGCGTTTGGTTTAGAATTAATTGTTGTTAATGACACAACGGAAGCATTGAAAGAAGCAGGAGAAAATCAAAGTCATTTATTTCAGGGAACGATCGTTGGTATTACCGGATCTATTGGAAAGACAACTACAAAAGTATTTGCGAGAACTTTCCTTTCCTCAGTATATAGAGTATATGCCAGTCCTAAAAGCTATAACTCCCAACTTACTGTTCCTTTAAGCTTATTAATGGCTGACGGTGATGAGGATTTTATAATTTTGGAAATGGGAGTTTCTGAACCAGGAAATATGAAGGATTTACTTTCTATAGTAGAACCTGAAGTTTCTGTAATTACCAATGTGGTGGACCAACATGCTATGAATTTTTCTGATAAAGGAGTTCAAGGCATTGCTGAAGAAAAAGGGCATATCTTACGAAATAGTCGTGTACAACTTCTCCCTAAAGATTCTCCTTGGTATTCTCACTTTATAAAACAGTCCCCATCTTCTGAGAAGTTCTCCTTTGCTTTTCATGACGAAACTGCTGATTTTTATTATAAGGCTATTCGCAAGGATAGCGTGATTATAAGTACTCCTGAAGGCGATATAGATTTTGCAATTTCTTTACCCTATCAGCCAGCCTACAGTAATTTATTAATAGCTCTATCTTTGGCTTGGCTTCTTGATGTTCCTGTTGATAGGATTGTCCACTCTTGTTGTGATTTGCAACTCCCCCCCATGCGTTTTGAGCAAAGCATACGAAATGGTGTTCAAGTAATCAATGATGCCTATAATGCCTGCCCTGAAGCGATGATTGCTGCTTTAGATGCGATTCCTAATCCTTCGGAAGGTAGGAAAGTTATACTTATCTTAGGGCATATGGCAGAATTAGGAAATTATTCTGAGGAAGGTCATACCGTTGTTGCTAAAAAAGCTTTATCAAAAGCGAGTATTATTTTCTTCATTGGAGAAAAATGGTTGCCGATTCAGCATTTATTAAAATATGGTCCTTGTGAAGTTTCTTTCCATCCATCTGCTCAGAGTATAGAAGAGATTTTAAAGAAAGTTGTTCAGCAAGGAGATATTGTCTTGTTAAAAGGATCACGATCTTTAGCTTTAGAGTCTCTATTAAGCTGTTTTTAA
- a CDS encoding AMP nucleosidase: MFKQKDTNINESKIAQDMLERYSGSTIEEFCPYLLLTNFAYYTHVFAEAYQVPISKGSMFSAAHAPQVNASILDFKLGSPGAALTVDLCSFLPNIKAAVMLGMCGGLRSHYQVGDYFVPIAGIRGEGTSDIYFPPEVPALANFMVQKTITEILEEKKSSYHIGITHTTNIRFWEFNKEFRKKLYENKAQTIEMECATLFSAGYRRNLPMGALLVISDLPLRKEGIKTKESGNFVLKTYTQDHITTGIDVVTKLDTVLKSRPTKTQKGLPHMELGEADDTMPKDSGISDSDY, translated from the coding sequence ATGTTCAAGCAAAAAGACACAAATATCAATGAATCAAAAATAGCTCAGGATATGCTGGAGCGTTATTCTGGATCGACTATTGAAGAATTTTGTCCTTATCTGCTCTTAACGAACTTTGCTTATTACACTCATGTATTTGCAGAAGCTTATCAAGTACCCATTTCAAAGGGATCAATGTTTTCTGCAGCACACGCGCCTCAGGTAAATGCTTCCATTCTTGATTTTAAGTTGGGGTCTCCTGGGGCAGCTTTAACTGTAGACCTATGTTCATTCCTTCCTAATATAAAGGCTGCTGTAATGCTGGGTATGTGTGGGGGACTACGTTCACACTATCAAGTTGGGGATTATTTTGTGCCGATAGCTGGCATTCGAGGAGAAGGAACTTCTGATATTTATTTCCCTCCGGAAGTCCCTGCTTTAGCAAATTTTATGGTTCAAAAAACTATTACAGAGATACTAGAAGAGAAAAAATCCAGCTACCATATCGGAATTACCCATACTACAAATATCCGCTTTTGGGAATTCAATAAGGAATTTCGAAAGAAGCTTTATGAAAATAAAGCTCAAACCATAGAAATGGAGTGCGCTACATTATTTTCCGCAGGTTATAGAAGAAATCTTCCTATGGGGGCTCTACTAGTTATCTCAGATTTGCCGCTAAGAAAAGAAGGAATAAAGACTAAGGAAAGTGGAAATTTTGTATTGAAGACATACACCCAAGACCATATCACTACAGGAATTGATGTCGTAACAAAATTAGACACAGTATTGAAAAGCCGTCCTACAAAAACCCAAAAAGGCTTACCTCATATGGAACTCGGAGAGGCCGATGATACTATGCCTAAAGATTCTGGGATCTCAGATAGTGATTACTGA
- the murD gene encoding UDP-N-acetylmuramoyl-L-alanine--D-glutamate ligase, which produces MNNQRVIVLGAGVTGRSVAEFLYNRGDYIIGIDRSLNALNSCSFFCERYLDNTEEFPEHIDLFVRSPGIKSSHRLVTEAKRRNIPIVTDVQIAFQDSEFHQYPSIGITGSTGKTTTVLFLVHLLRSLGTNAFAMGNIGVPILQAMHQKGIRVVEISSFQLAEQEIEVPVLSGAAILNISDNHLDYHQTLQAYSEAKNNIAKCLQSSKSLWVGEGISSGKSYLDYTKEITSILDKGSALKPLYLHDMNNYCAAYTLANEISNIPLEGFLQAIQTFDKPPHRIEYLGEKDGVRYINDSKATTMSSVEKALIAVKENIIVILGGRNKGSNFTSLIPVLTQTVKHIVAMGECRNEITQALSSSLPLTQARDLQEAVSIAQSIAQPGDVILLSPGCASFDQFQSFEERGDCFRQLVGDMEALKI; this is translated from the coding sequence GTGAATAACCAACGTGTTATAGTTTTAGGAGCTGGAGTTACAGGAAGATCCGTAGCAGAATTTCTGTATAATCGAGGGGATTATATTATAGGAATCGATAGATCTTTAAATGCTCTAAATTCTTGTAGTTTCTTTTGCGAGCGTTATCTAGATAACACTGAGGAATTTCCTGAACATATAGATCTATTTGTGCGTTCCCCGGGGATCAAATCTTCGCATCGTTTAGTAACTGAAGCAAAACGTAGAAATATTCCCATCGTGACTGATGTTCAGATTGCTTTTCAAGATTCGGAATTTCATCAATATCCTTCTATTGGAATTACAGGATCTACAGGAAAAACAACAACAGTATTGTTTTTAGTCCATTTACTACGTTCTTTAGGAACAAATGCTTTTGCTATGGGGAATATAGGTGTACCTATTCTTCAGGCAATGCATCAAAAAGGTATTCGTGTTGTTGAAATTAGTTCTTTTCAATTGGCTGAGCAAGAAATAGAGGTGCCTGTACTATCAGGAGCTGCTATTTTAAATATTTCTGATAATCATTTAGATTATCATCAAACTTTACAAGCTTATAGCGAAGCGAAAAATAACATTGCTAAATGTTTGCAATCATCTAAGTCTTTATGGGTTGGGGAAGGCATTTCATCTGGAAAATCCTATTTGGATTATACTAAAGAAATAACTTCAATTTTAGATAAAGGAAGTGCATTAAAACCACTATACTTGCATGATATGAATAATTATTGCGCGGCTTACACTTTAGCTAATGAGATATCCAACATTCCTTTGGAAGGGTTTTTACAGGCAATTCAAACCTTTGATAAACCTCCCCATAGAATAGAATATCTGGGAGAAAAAGATGGCGTGCGTTATATCAATGATAGTAAGGCTACAACTATGAGCTCTGTAGAAAAAGCTCTGATAGCTGTGAAAGAAAACATCATTGTTATTTTGGGCGGAAGGAATAAGGGAAGTAACTTTACTTCTTTGATTCCAGTCCTTACTCAAACGGTAAAACATATTGTGGCTATGGGGGAATGTCGAAACGAAATTACCCAAGCTTTATCTAGTAGTCTTCCTTTAACTCAAGCCCGAGATCTACAAGAAGCAGTAAGCATAGCCCAGAGTATCGCACAACCTGGTGATGTAATACTATTATCTCCTGGGTGTGCCAGTTTTGATCAGTTTCAGAGCTTTGAGGAACGAGGAGATTGCTTTAGGCAATTGGTTGGTGACATGGAGGCATTAAAAATATGA
- the tkt gene encoding transketolase — protein MVNREVDIDILEKISGTLKQLSIEIIQKAGSGHPGLPLGCAELAAYLYSYVLRHNPKDPLWIDRDRFVLSAGHGSALLYACLHLAGYDVSLEDLQQFRQLHSRTPGHPEFGETEGVEATTGPLGQGLGNAVGMALSMKMLQVRFNRPEHEIFNGKVYCLSGDGCMMEGVSHEVCSLAGTLGLDNLVVIYDYNNIVLDGFLGEVSSEDVKKRFESYGWEVYEIDGYDFLAIHETFIKIKQSQQRPVLIVAHTVIGHGSPKEGSHKAHGSPLGEDGVEQTKRFWHLPEEKFFISPLVKSFFSHKLQEDRKVQEEWQDDFRVWSRQFPDLHQEFLSLKAPISSEKLETILEGVEMPEAIAGRAASNKIIQNLAKNIPSLIGGSADLSSSDGTWIADAKDINSHDFSGRNIKYGVREFGMGAIMNGLAYSQVFRPFGGTFLVFSDYLRNAIRLAALAKLPVIYQFTHDSIFVGEDGPTHQPIEQIMSLRAIPGLQVIRPGDANEVKGAWHAALRYLGPTALILSRQNLPTLAQTNRPFKEGVGRGAYIVLKETQGKPDYTLFATGSELHLALAVAQELIYLDKKVRVISFPCWELFEQQDFEYRESVIGGDLGLRVSIEAGSALGWYKYIGSNGLAIAMDRFGYSGAPADVAEACGFTADCILQRILSQ, from the coding sequence ATGGTGAACAGAGAAGTAGATATAGATATCTTAGAAAAGATCTCAGGAACTCTTAAACAGTTAAGCATAGAGATCATTCAAAAAGCTGGTTCTGGTCATCCGGGATTGCCTTTAGGTTGTGCGGAACTTGCCGCATACTTATATAGTTATGTTTTGAGACATAATCCCAAAGATCCTTTATGGATTGATAGAGACCGGTTTGTTTTATCAGCAGGACACGGCTCGGCTTTATTATATGCCTGTCTTCATCTTGCTGGATACGATGTTTCTTTAGAAGATCTCCAGCAATTTCGTCAGTTACATTCACGGACTCCTGGTCATCCGGAATTTGGAGAAACAGAGGGTGTTGAAGCTACTACAGGACCTTTGGGTCAGGGTTTAGGCAATGCCGTAGGTATGGCTTTATCTATGAAAATGCTTCAAGTCCGTTTTAATCGACCTGAGCATGAAATTTTCAATGGTAAAGTCTATTGTTTATCTGGTGATGGATGCATGATGGAAGGCGTTAGCCATGAAGTCTGTAGTTTAGCAGGAACCTTAGGTTTAGATAATCTCGTAGTTATATATGATTACAATAATATTGTTTTAGATGGCTTCTTAGGGGAAGTAAGTTCTGAAGACGTAAAAAAACGTTTTGAATCTTACGGTTGGGAAGTTTATGAAATAGATGGGTATGATTTTCTCGCAATCCACGAAACATTTATAAAAATTAAACAATCACAGCAGCGTCCTGTATTGATAGTAGCTCATACAGTTATAGGTCATGGCTCTCCTAAAGAAGGAAGTCATAAGGCGCATGGGTCGCCTTTAGGAGAAGATGGAGTGGAGCAGACAAAACGTTTCTGGCATCTTCCTGAGGAAAAATTCTTTATTTCTCCTTTGGTGAAATCTTTCTTCTCCCATAAATTACAAGAAGATCGTAAAGTTCAAGAGGAATGGCAAGATGATTTCCGTGTTTGGTCACGTCAATTTCCTGATTTGCATCAAGAATTTCTTTCGCTAAAAGCTCCAATATCCTCAGAAAAATTAGAGACAATACTTGAAGGTGTAGAAATGCCAGAAGCTATAGCTGGCCGTGCTGCGTCTAACAAGATAATTCAAAATTTAGCTAAAAACATTCCTTCCCTTATTGGGGGATCTGCAGATCTATCAAGTTCAGATGGAACATGGATAGCAGATGCTAAAGATATTAATAGTCACGACTTCTCTGGTAGGAACATTAAGTACGGTGTTCGAGAATTTGGTATGGGGGCTATTATGAACGGTTTAGCCTATTCTCAAGTATTCCGACCTTTTGGGGGAACATTCTTAGTATTCTCTGATTACTTAAGGAATGCGATTCGTTTAGCAGCATTGGCAAAGTTACCTGTTATTTACCAATTTACTCATGATTCTATTTTCGTTGGAGAGGATGGTCCAACACATCAACCTATTGAGCAGATCATGTCATTAAGGGCAATTCCGGGTTTGCAAGTTATCCGTCCTGGAGATGCTAACGAAGTGAAAGGAGCTTGGCATGCAGCATTACGTTATCTCGGCCCCACGGCATTGATTCTTTCCCGGCAGAATTTACCTACTCTAGCGCAAACAAACAGACCGTTTAAAGAAGGTGTGGGGCGTGGAGCTTATATTGTTTTAAAAGAGACTCAAGGCAAGCCAGATTATACTTTATTTGCTACCGGATCAGAATTACACTTAGCTTTAGCTGTAGCTCAAGAGTTGATCTACCTAGATAAGAAAGTTCGTGTAATTTCCTTCCCCTGTTGGGAACTATTCGAACAACAAGATTTTGAATATCGAGAGAGTGTAATCGGCGGTGATTTGGGTTTAAGAGTATCTATAGAAGCAGGATCTGCATTGGGATGGTATAAATATATTGGTTCTAATGGTTTAGCCATTGCTATGGATAGATTTGGTTATTCGGGAGCTCCTGCTGATGTGGCAGAAGCTTGTGGATTTACTGCGGATTGTATTTTACAAAGGATACTTTCTCAGTAA
- the mraY gene encoding phospho-N-acetylmuramoyl-pentapeptide-transferase, giving the protein MSSVFPYFNESWILLLTTVFGLAFLLGIFLGKPMIYWLKKQNHYNQVHKDYCKKLEILHQDKKHTPTAGGIIFCIVLLTTVFFWLPLEKLSTWLFLFLIVSWGTLGWYDDIVKKRRKKGHGITAKQKFILQLLISMLTILAIFSLYKGSSLFCTLKVPFFGAISFGHSILSKLFYFALAMLAIVGTSNAVNLTDGLDGLAAGTTCMSAFGLLVVAITDPTIPLAQDVSILLAALVGVSFAFLKYNRSPAQVFMGDTGSLLIGGVLGSCAVMLRAELLLILLGGVFVAEAGSVILQVGSYRLREKRIFLCSPLHHHYEYKGIPETKVVLRFYMAGFICMIVGIAAALWR; this is encoded by the coding sequence ATGAGTTCTGTATTTCCTTATTTTAATGAATCGTGGATTTTATTATTAACCACGGTATTTGGCCTAGCATTTCTCCTGGGGATTTTCTTAGGGAAACCCATGATATACTGGTTAAAGAAACAAAATCATTACAATCAAGTGCATAAAGATTACTGTAAGAAGCTAGAGATTCTTCATCAGGATAAAAAGCACACACCTACAGCTGGAGGGATAATCTTTTGTATTGTCTTACTAACCACTGTGTTCTTTTGGCTCCCTTTAGAGAAACTTTCAACATGGCTGTTTCTATTTCTGATAGTCAGTTGGGGAACTTTAGGGTGGTATGACGATATAGTAAAAAAGAGAAGAAAAAAAGGACATGGTATAACAGCAAAACAGAAATTTATTTTACAGCTGTTGATTTCTATGCTCACAATTCTAGCTATATTTTCTTTATATAAAGGTAGCTCCCTATTTTGCACATTAAAGGTTCCTTTTTTTGGAGCTATTTCTTTTGGACATAGTATTTTAAGCAAACTTTTTTATTTTGCTTTAGCAATGCTAGCAATTGTAGGGACTAGCAACGCTGTAAATCTTACAGATGGTCTCGATGGTTTGGCAGCAGGAACTACATGTATGAGCGCTTTTGGTTTGCTAGTAGTTGCTATTACAGATCCGACAATTCCTTTAGCGCAAGATGTGTCTATATTATTAGCTGCATTGGTAGGAGTAAGCTTTGCTTTCTTAAAATACAATCGTTCTCCTGCTCAGGTATTTATGGGTGATACAGGTTCCTTGCTTATAGGAGGGGTATTAGGTAGTTGTGCTGTTATGCTTCGTGCGGAATTGCTTTTAATTTTATTGGGCGGTGTTTTTGTTGCAGAAGCTGGATCAGTAATTTTACAAGTTGGTAGTTATCGATTGAGGGAAAAGCGTATTTTTCTATGTTCCCCTCTACATCATCATTATGAGTATAAAGGTATTCCAGAGACGAAAGTTGTCCTGCGTTTTTATATGGCAGGATTCATCTGTATGATTGTAGGGATTGCCGCCGCCTTATGGAGATAG
- the groEL3 gene encoding variant chaperonin GroEL3, with protein sequence MLDKENSLYDTDKKLFLGIDKVFHSIKDHYGPLTSSLSFFENEGYLALSRITLADPHENIGVDFAKAMAKKIHKKYLDGVTTGIILLYTLLKESYFLLDRGLSLYKLCSALKKMGEKLLTSLGTHSWPLKDSNKAKGIIFSAFPDLTIATELAEAFSAVGSEGFILLSQLGVSNTQVTQGLKIPRGYLSPYFISQSTQRTVILSHPRIFVTDKKITSILSFLPLLQELQENDEQLLIFCKGIDQDALATFMANKFENLLQIVVVDLNDPSLDPTFFEDITLFTGTTVFSQNFSPAMQLPECASLGSCVSVEISQEETVIIRGNSVSEVLALKIHQIEEEIRTSYSQETKTSLIKRKHRLQSSVAIVPVREENKFFYSLALSTLTSALDKGYIPGGGAGLFYASLNLCEEDKVSEEERGAMNVIQACCRAPLEQLIKNLKLDNKVVINKLISLSTPSLGMNVLSQQIEDLIASGILDPLAKVKDIFSLALETGLNILSSKVIINDTK encoded by the coding sequence ATGTTAGACAAGGAAAATTCCCTGTATGATACAGATAAAAAACTTTTCCTTGGGATAGACAAAGTTTTCCATTCTATTAAGGATCACTACGGACCTCTTACTTCGTCGCTATCTTTTTTCGAAAATGAAGGTTATCTAGCTTTATCTCGTATAACCCTGGCGGATCCTCACGAAAATATTGGCGTAGATTTTGCCAAAGCCATGGCAAAGAAAATCCATAAGAAATATCTTGATGGTGTCACTACTGGTATCATTTTACTCTACACTCTTCTTAAGGAAAGCTATTTTCTTTTAGATCGAGGTTTATCCCTGTATAAGCTTTGTTCTGCTTTAAAAAAAATGGGAGAAAAACTTCTAACATCCTTGGGAACACATTCTTGGCCCTTAAAAGATAGTAATAAAGCCAAGGGGATCATCTTTTCTGCTTTTCCTGATCTTACAATTGCCACAGAGTTGGCAGAAGCTTTTTCAGCTGTAGGTTCTGAAGGATTTATTTTATTGTCGCAGCTCGGAGTATCGAATACACAGGTCACTCAGGGATTAAAAATCCCGCGTGGTTATCTATCTCCTTATTTTATTTCTCAATCCACACAACGTACAGTCATACTTTCTCATCCCCGCATCTTTGTTACCGATAAGAAAATCACTTCAATACTTAGCTTTCTTCCTCTACTACAAGAATTACAAGAGAATGATGAACAGCTGCTTATTTTCTGTAAGGGTATAGATCAAGATGCTCTTGCCACATTCATGGCAAACAAATTTGAGAACCTTCTACAAATTGTTGTTGTTGATTTGAATGATCCCTCTCTTGATCCAACTTTTTTCGAAGACATCACTTTATTCACAGGAACTACGGTTTTCTCTCAAAATTTTTCTCCAGCTATGCAACTACCCGAATGCGCATCTTTAGGTTCTTGTGTCTCTGTAGAAATCTCTCAAGAAGAAACAGTAATTATTCGTGGAAATAGTGTGTCTGAAGTTCTAGCATTGAAAATACATCAAATAGAGGAAGAAATACGCACTAGCTATTCTCAAGAAACAAAAACCTCATTAATAAAAAGAAAGCATCGATTACAAAGTTCCGTTGCTATTGTTCCTGTCCGAGAAGAAAATAAATTTTTCTATTCCCTAGCGCTCTCTACATTAACATCTGCCTTAGATAAAGGTTATATTCCTGGAGGTGGTGCGGGCTTATTCTATGCTTCTTTAAATCTATGTGAAGAAGATAAAGTGTCCGAAGAAGAACGAGGAGCCATGAATGTTATACAAGCATGCTGCCGAGCGCCTTTAGAGCAATTAATCAAGAATTTAAAATTAGATAATAAGGTTGTTATCAATAAACTCATATCGTTATCGACTCCAAGTCTCGGAATGAATGTCCTTTCTCAGCAAATTGAAGATCTGATTGCTTCAGGAATCTTAGATCCTCTAGCTAAAGTAAAAGATATTTTTTCCTTAGCATTAGAAACAGGATTAAATATACTTTCATCGAAAGTAATCATCAATGATACAAAGTAA
- a CDS encoding metallophosphoesterase family protein: MHNKSSEAHRIIHISDVHFCVFPKNPLICLNKRFKGALRQVFGGVTFQSSTISERFPDLAVKLQADSICITGDFSLTALDAEFLLAQNFVNNLEQHASVYVLPGNHDVYTQKALNHQTFYQYFPNTQLQNEQISFNKLIDHWWLVLLDCSCLNGWFSANGMIKSSQISVLENFILSLPPKENIIIANHYPLLPTKDPSHDLINHLLLQHVLKKYTNVRLYLHGHNHQAAVYNCKDHAPNMILNSGSISLPSNARFHIIDLYPQGYHVYTAVITNLLDTKEPLEISIEASLESW; this comes from the coding sequence ATGCATAACAAATCTTCAGAAGCTCATCGTATCATTCATATTTCTGATGTGCATTTTTGTGTCTTTCCCAAGAATCCATTAATCTGTCTTAATAAAAGATTTAAAGGAGCATTACGCCAAGTATTTGGTGGTGTTACATTCCAATCATCAACTATATCCGAACGGTTCCCTGATTTAGCTGTAAAATTACAAGCTGATAGCATTTGTATTACGGGAGATTTTTCTCTTACAGCTTTGGATGCAGAGTTCCTACTTGCTCAAAATTTTGTGAATAACTTAGAACAGCATGCTTCCGTCTACGTACTTCCTGGAAATCATGACGTTTATACCCAGAAGGCACTGAATCATCAAACGTTTTATCAATACTTTCCTAATACACAATTGCAAAATGAGCAGATCTCTTTTAATAAACTTATAGACCACTGGTGGCTAGTCTTATTAGATTGTTCTTGTTTGAATGGTTGGTTCTCAGCGAATGGCATGATAAAATCATCTCAAATTTCTGTTTTAGAAAATTTCATTCTTAGCCTCCCTCCAAAAGAAAATATTATTATCGCTAATCATTATCCTCTTTTACCTACAAAAGACCCTTCTCATGATTTAATTAACCATCTACTTTTACAACATGTCCTGAAAAAGTATACTAATGTACGTTTGTATCTTCACGGGCATAATCATCAAGCTGCAGTTTACAACTGTAAAGATCATGCACCAAATATGATTTTAAATAGCGGTTCTATCTCATTACCCTCTAATGCACGTTTTCATATTATAGACTTATACCCCCAAGGGTATCATGTCTATACTGCAGTAATAACAAATCTCTTGGATACAAAAGAACCTTTAGAGATCTCTATAGAAGCTAGTCTGGAGTCGTGGTAG
- the efp gene encoding elongation factor P: MVRVSTSEFRVGLRIEIDGQPYLILQNDFVKPGKGQAFNRIKVKNFLTGRVIERTFKSGESVETADVREQQMRFLYSDQEGATFMDDETFEQEMIFWDKIENIRQWLLEDTIYTLVLYNGNVIGVEPPIFMELTIAETAPGVRGDTASGRVLKPAVTNTGAKIMVPIFIEEGEVVKIDTRTGSYESRVSK, from the coding sequence ATGGTTCGTGTAAGTACTAGTGAATTTCGTGTAGGATTAAGAATAGAAATAGATGGTCAACCCTATTTGATTTTGCAAAATGACTTTGTAAAACCAGGAAAAGGCCAAGCCTTCAACAGGATTAAGGTAAAGAATTTTTTGACTGGAAGAGTCATTGAAAGGACGTTTAAGTCTGGGGAATCTGTAGAAACCGCAGATGTACGAGAACAACAGATGCGTTTCCTTTACTCAGATCAAGAAGGAGCTACCTTCATGGATGATGAGACATTTGAACAAGAGATGATTTTCTGGGATAAAATAGAAAATATCCGTCAATGGTTATTAGAAGATACCATCTATACATTAGTCTTATACAACGGTAACGTTATCGGAGTAGAACCTCCAATTTTTATGGAACTTACTATCGCTGAAACAGCACCAGGTGTACGCGGAGATACGGCTTCAGGAAGAGTATTAAAACCAGCAGTGACAAATACAGGAGCAAAAATTATGGTTCCTATTTTCATTGAAGAGGGTGAAGTCGTTAAAATAGATACACGTACAGGGAGTTATGAATCTCGAGTTTCTAAGTAG